DNA from Asanoa sp. WMMD1127:
TGACCGCGAGCTGGTCGGAGATCCGGACGACGCCGGCGTTCTCGCCGATGCCGGCCAGCATCCGGTCGCTCGGCGGCTGCTTCTCGCCGAACTGGCGCAGGTGCACCTTGCTCGACTTGTAGGAGCAGTGCTCGCTCCACATGATCGAGTACATCGCCAGCTCGGACTGCGTCGGCCGGCGGTCGAGGATCCCGCGGATCCGCTCGTACTCGTCGTCCCGCAGGCCCAGCTCGGCGTACGGCTGAAGCTCCTCGGCGGTCTCGTTGGCCCGCTCGACGGTGTCGGGACCGTCGTGGCCGCCGTAGGACGCCGTCTCGCTCGGCGCCGTGTCGGACTGGGTTGTCATGCCGAGGCCCCCGCCAGGTGCTTGAAGATCGAGGTGAAGAAGCCCAGCCCGTCGAGCGACGGACCGGTCAGTGCCTCGATCGCGTGCTCGGGGTGGGGCATGAGCCCGACGACGTTGCCGGCCTCGTTGGTGACGCCGGCGATGTCGCGCTCGGAGCCGTTGGGGTTGCCGCGCAGATAGGTCGCCACGATCCGGCCGTTGGCGGCGAGCTCGTCGAGCGTCGCCTGGTCGGCCACGTAGCGGCCCTCGCCGCTCTTGAGCGGCACCAGGATCTCCTGGTCGGCCTCGAACGAGTTGGTCCAGGCCGTGTTGGCGGCGTGGACCCGCAGCCACTGGTCACGGTTGCGGAAGTGGAGGTGGCTGTTGCGGGTGAGGGCGCCGGGCAGCAGGTGGGCCTCGCAGAGGATCTGGAAGCCGTTGCAGATGCCGAGCACCGGAAGGCCGCCCCGGGCGCCGTCGATGATCGACTCCATCACCGGCGCGAACCGGGCGATGGCGCCGGTGCGCAGGTAGTCGCCGTAGGAGAAGCCGCCGGGCAGCACCACGGCGTCGACCCCGTGCAGGTCGGCGTCGCCGTGCCAGAGCCGCACCGCGTCGCCACCGGCCACCCGGATCGCCCGGGCGGCGTCACCGTCGTCGAGCGAGCCCGGGAACGTCACGACTCCGACGCGGGCACTCATGGCTGGTCACCCGCGGGCACGGGGGCCGCGGTGGCGACCTCTTGGATGGTGAAGTCTTCGATCACCGGGTTGGCGAGCAGCTTGTCGGCGATCTCGCGGACCCGCTCGGGGTCGGCGTCGCCGGCGAACTCGATCTCGATGCGGCGGCCGATGCGGACCGAGGACACGTCGGTGACGCCGAGCCGGGGCAGCGCGTTGGCGACCGCTTGGCCCTGAGGGTCGAGGATCTCCGGCTTGAGCATGACGTCGACGACGACGCGAGCCACTGGACACTCCTGACTTTCGTACGCGGTAAGCGCGCCAAGACTACCCGGTAGATAGACGTTGACCGGCACCCGCCCAGCCTCTGGACAGGCGTCGTGGACAGGCATTACGCCTGAGATATCGGATCAACGACAACTCCACCCCCATCCGTAGCCCGCGTCCGCCCCAACCGGGAGCCGCGGACCCCGGAATGGGATTTCGGCCACTGCTCATCAGCACGTCGTATGACCTGAAACTGATGCTTGTAAATCTGTCGATGTCGCAATAGCGTCTCGGGCAGTCCGATCCACCCCCCTCGGATAGGAGCCCAGATGCGCACACGCCTCACCCTGGCCGCGCTTGCCATCGGTCTGACCGGCGCGTTTCTCGCCCCCAGCGCCGCCGGCGCCGCACCCGTCGGCCCGACCGACCCGGCGCAGATCATCGGCGGCGGCACGGTCTCGTCGGCGCCGTGGGCGGCCGCCGTGCTCAGCAACGGCTCGTTCACGTGCTCGGGCACGATTATCGCGCCGACCTGGGTGCTGACCGCCCGCCACTGCATCAGCGGCTCGATGTCCGTGCGCGTGGGCAGCGTCAACCGCACCTCGGGCGGCGTGACCCGGACCGTCAGCGCCACCTACTCCCGCTACGACCTCGCGCTGATGCGGCTGAGCAGCTCGGTCAGCACCAGCTATGTCACGCTGTCGAGCGCCTACCCGCCGGTCAACTCCACCAACACCATCTACGGCTGGGGCATGACCTGCTACAGCGGCTGCTCGGCGTCGACGGTGCTGAAGACCGCGAGCGTCCGGGTGACCAGCACCAACGTGACCGACGCCTACGGCGGCCGGGCGATCCGCAGCACCCGGATCAACGGCAACGCGTGGCGCGGCGACTCGGGCGGCCCGCAGTTCTACAACGGCGCGCAGGTCGGCGTCGCGTCCACGGCGGACGGCGTCAACATCCAGAACTACGGCAGCGTCGCCTACAACCGGGCGTGGATCCAGAGTACCGCCGGCGTCTGACGCCACCCAAGAGCAACGCTCTCCCACAGCGGCGTGGCGCCCACCCCCGGGCGCCACGCCGTGAAGCGCGTCAGAGGATGGCGCCCGGTGTGTAGCCCGCAGCCGCCGGGTGCTGGCGGACCACCTCGTCGATCTTCTCGGCCACCGCGGCGACCTGCGCGCCCGCCGCGCCCACGAAGGCCGCCCGGTCGGCCACCAGTGCGTCGATCTCGCCCCGGGTCAGGCCGAGCCGGCCGTCGGCGGCCAGCCGGTCGAAGAGGTCGTTCTCCCCGGCGCCCTTCTCGCGCATCTCGAGCGCCACGGCGACCGCGTTCTCCTTGATCACCTCATGCGCCGTCTCGCGACCGACGCCCCGGCGTACGGCGGCGACCAGGATCTTGGTCGTGGCCAGGAACGGCAGGTAGCGGTCGAGCTCTCGGGCGACCACCGCGGGATAGGCGCCGAACTCGTCGAGCACTGTCAGGAACGTCTGGAAGAGGCCGTCGGTGGCGAAGAAGGCGTCGGGCAGGGCGACCCGGCGGACCACCGAATCCGAGACGTCGCCCTCGTTCCACTGGTCGCCGGCCAGCTCGCCGATCATCGACACGTAGCCGCGGACCACCACCGCCAGCCCGTTGACGCGCTCGCTGGACCGGGTGTTCATCTTGTGCGGCATCGCGCTCGAGCCGACCTGACCGGGCCGGAAGCCTTCGGTGACCAGCTCCTGGCCGACCATCAGCCGGATCGTGGTGGCCAGGCTGCTCGGTGCGGCGACGACCTGGGCCAGCGCGGTCACCACGTCGAGGTCGAGCGAGCGCGGGTAGACCTGGCCGACGCTGCTCAGCACCGACGCGAAGCCCAGGTGCGCGGCGACCCGGCGTTCGAGCTCGGCCACCTTGGCCGCGTCGCCGTCGAAGAGGTCGAGCTGGTCGGCGGCGGTGCCGACGGGGCCCTTGATGCCGCGCAGCGGGTAGCGGGCGATGAGGTCGGTGAGCCGCTGGTACGCGATCAGCAGCTCCTCGCCGGCCGACGCGAACCGCTTGCCGAGCGTGGTCGCCTGCGCGGCGACGTTGTGCGAGCGGCCGGCCATGACCAGGTTGTCGTGCTCGACCGCCAGCCGGGCGAGCCGGGCCAGCGCCGCCACCACCCGGTCCCGGACGAGCGCGAGCGACGAGCGGATCTGCAGCTGCTCGACGTTCTCGGTTAGGTCCCGCGAGGTCATCCCCTTGTGGATCTGCTCGTGGCCGGCCAGGGCCGCGAACTCCTCGATCCGCGCCTTCACGTCGTGCCGGGTGACCCGCTCCCGCTCGGCGATCGAGCTCAGATCGACGTCGTCGAGCACCGCCCGGTAGGCCTCGACCA
Protein-coding regions in this window:
- the purQ gene encoding phosphoribosylformylglycinamidine synthase subunit PurQ; this translates as MSARVGVVTFPGSLDDGDAARAIRVAGGDAVRLWHGDADLHGVDAVVLPGGFSYGDYLRTGAIARFAPVMESIIDGARGGLPVLGICNGFQILCEAHLLPGALTRNSHLHFRNRDQWLRVHAANTAWTNSFEADQEILVPLKSGEGRYVADQATLDELAANGRIVATYLRGNPNGSERDIAGVTNEAGNVVGLMPHPEHAIEALTGPSLDGLGFFTSIFKHLAGASA
- the purS gene encoding phosphoribosylformylglycinamidine synthase subunit PurS produces the protein MARVVVDVMLKPEILDPQGQAVANALPRLGVTDVSSVRIGRRIEIEFAGDADPERVREIADKLLANPVIEDFTIQEVATAAPVPAGDQP
- a CDS encoding trypsin-like serine protease — protein: MRTRLTLAALAIGLTGAFLAPSAAGAAPVGPTDPAQIIGGGTVSSAPWAAAVLSNGSFTCSGTIIAPTWVLTARHCISGSMSVRVGSVNRTSGGVTRTVSATYSRYDLALMRLSSSVSTSYVTLSSAYPPVNSTNTIYGWGMTCYSGCSASTVLKTASVRVTSTNVTDAYGGRAIRSTRINGNAWRGDSGGPQFYNGAQVGVASTADGVNIQNYGSVAYNRAWIQSTAGV
- the purB gene encoding adenylosuccinate lyase; its protein translation is MTQVPNVLAARYASPELVALWSPTEKVKLERRLWIAVLEAQRDLGIDVPDGVVEAYRAVLDDVDLSSIAERERVTRHDVKARIEEFAALAGHEQIHKGMTSRDLTENVEQLQIRSSLALVRDRVVAALARLARLAVEHDNLVMAGRSHNVAAQATTLGKRFASAGEELLIAYQRLTDLIARYPLRGIKGPVGTAADQLDLFDGDAAKVAELERRVAAHLGFASVLSSVGQVYPRSLDLDVVTALAQVVAAPSSLATTIRLMVGQELVTEGFRPGQVGSSAMPHKMNTRSSERVNGLAVVVRGYVSMIGELAGDQWNEGDVSDSVVRRVALPDAFFATDGLFQTFLTVLDEFGAYPAVVARELDRYLPFLATTKILVAAVRRGVGRETAHEVIKENAVAVALEMREKGAGENDLFDRLAADGRLGLTRGEIDALVADRAAFVGAAGAQVAAVAEKIDEVVRQHPAAAGYTPGAIL